A window of the Pseudomonas furukawaii genome harbors these coding sequences:
- a CDS encoding ABC transporter substrate-binding protein, translating into MFKPLRLTLLLLTLGGTQTLVQASSLVVCTEASPEGFDIAQYTAATTADASAETLFDRLVHFVPGSTRLEPGLAESWTISPDGRVYEFQLRQGVKFHSTPWFTPSRDFNADDVLWSFQRQLDPQHPWHKLSPRGFPYAESMDLANLVEGIEKLNDHRVRFTLKQREAPFLANLAMGFTSLYSAEYGGQLLDAGKPEQLNREPVGTGPFIFERYRKDAQVRYRANPDYWAGRPAIDRLLFSISPDSNVRVQKLRAGECQIAVYPRPTDVAALRQDPALEVLELDSQLIAYIGINTRHAPLDDVRVRQAINLAFDTRSYIRAQYGEDNASIAVAPYPPTLLGYNDKLQPWPHDPERARRFLAEAGYEEGFTLSIWTRPGGTSTNPNPGIGAQMLQADLAAIGIQSEIRMVEWGELIKRAKNGEHDLVFMGWAGDNGDPDNFLTPNLSCGAVTSGENLTGWCNPEFDELIRRARALTDPEQRAPLYRQALAIFHEQAPWIPLAHPKQFVALRKGVEGYQLSPLGTNSFARVKLAP; encoded by the coding sequence ATGTTCAAGCCCCTTCGCCTGACGCTCCTGCTCCTGACCCTTGGCGGAACACAGACGCTCGTCCAGGCCAGCAGCCTGGTGGTCTGCACCGAAGCCAGCCCGGAGGGCTTCGATATCGCCCAGTACACCGCCGCCACCACCGCCGATGCCTCGGCCGAAACCCTCTTCGACCGCCTGGTGCACTTCGTCCCCGGCAGCACACGCCTCGAGCCGGGGCTGGCGGAAAGCTGGACCATCAGCCCCGACGGGCGTGTCTACGAGTTCCAGTTGCGCCAGGGCGTGAAGTTCCACAGCACGCCCTGGTTCACCCCCAGCCGCGACTTCAACGCCGACGACGTGCTCTGGAGCTTCCAGCGCCAGCTGGACCCGCAGCATCCCTGGCACAAGCTGTCGCCACGTGGTTTCCCCTATGCCGAGTCCATGGACCTCGCCAACCTCGTCGAGGGTATCGAGAAGCTGAACGACCACCGCGTGCGCTTTACCCTCAAACAGCGGGAGGCGCCGTTCCTGGCGAATCTCGCCATGGGCTTCACTTCCCTCTACTCCGCAGAGTACGGCGGACAACTGCTCGACGCCGGCAAGCCGGAACAGCTCAACCGCGAGCCGGTGGGCACCGGCCCCTTCATCTTCGAGCGCTACCGCAAGGACGCCCAGGTGCGCTACCGCGCCAACCCTGACTACTGGGCGGGCCGCCCCGCCATCGACCGCCTGCTGTTCTCCATCTCCCCCGACTCCAATGTGCGGGTGCAGAAGCTCAGGGCGGGGGAATGCCAGATCGCCGTCTATCCACGCCCCACCGATGTCGCCGCCCTGCGCCAGGACCCGGCCCTGGAGGTCCTCGAACTCGACTCCCAGCTCATCGCCTACATCGGCATCAACACCCGCCACGCGCCCCTGGACGACGTACGGGTACGCCAGGCCATCAACCTCGCCTTCGACACCCGGTCCTATATCCGCGCGCAGTACGGCGAAGACAACGCCAGCATCGCCGTGGCCCCCTACCCGCCCACCTTGCTGGGCTACAACGACAAACTGCAGCCCTGGCCCCATGACCCGGAACGAGCACGGCGATTTCTGGCCGAGGCGGGGTACGAGGAAGGCTTCACGTTGTCCATCTGGACCCGCCCCGGTGGTACCAGCACCAACCCCAACCCGGGTATCGGCGCGCAGATGCTGCAGGCCGACCTGGCGGCCATCGGCATCCAGAGCGAGATCCGCATGGTCGAATGGGGCGAGCTCATCAAGCGGGCGAAGAACGGCGAACACGACCTGGTGTTCATGGGCTGGGCCGGCGACAACGGAGACCCGGACAACTTCCTCACCCCCAACCTCTCCTGCGGCGCAGTGACGTCCGGGGAGAACCTGACGGGCTGGTGCAACCCGGAGTTCGACGAACTGATCCGCCGGGCCCGCGCCCTGACCGACCCCGAGCAGCGTGCGCCGCTCTACCGGCAGGCCCTGGCCATCTTCCACGAGCAGGCCCCCTGGATTCCCCTGGCCCATCCCAAGCAGTTCGTTGCCCTGCGCAAGGGCGTGGAGGGCTACCAGTTGAGTCCGCTGGGCACGAACAGCTTCGCCAGGGTGAAACTCGCACCTTAA